The Acidobacteriota bacterium genome contains the following window.
TGCCTGCCTCTTCTAGCGCAACGCAAAGCAGGCAGGGATGCCTGCGCTCCCAGGTTGAACCCGCTCGGACCTTGATGCCACACCCAGCCATTTTCAAATCGATCGTCAAGCCAATCGCGGCAGCATTTGCGTTCATTCAGGGCGCGGGCGCGGCTGCGTGGACCTTTCCATCGGTGCTAGGCTCGGCGATGCTGATCGCCTGGGCCGCCGAAGCCGCGCAGTTTCTGATCTCGCAAGGGCTCGCTCTTGCAATGCTGGCGTGGCTTCAGACGTTGCCGGAGTTCGCCATCGAAGCGGTCATCGCCTGGCAAGCCGGACTTGTTGCCGGCGATCCCAATATCACTCCCTCGGTGAAGCTACACGCGACCTCTTTGATGACCGCGAACCTGACGGGGAGCTTGCGTCTCCTGGTTGGGCTCGGCTGGCCGATGATCTACGCCACCGCTGCGATCTTTTATCGCAGACAGAGCAAGAAGCGGCTCAGAGAAATCAAGCTCGAACGCGAGCACGCGATCGAGATAGTCTTCCTGCTCGTGGCTATCGCTTATTTCGCGGTGATCTGGCTTAAGGGCACGCTTAGCTGGGTTGATACAATAGTCTTGTCGGTGATCTACTTCGTCTATCTCTACTTTCTCAAGAAGATTCCGCCTCAGTCAGAAGAGAGGATCGAAGACCTGGATCGCATCCCGCGATTCATCCTGCGCCAGCGCCGGCCGCTTCGAAACGCGATGATCGGGGCGATGTTCGCGGGGGGCGGGTTGATTCTGTACTTCGCGGCGCACCCGTTTCTTGAGAGCCTGAAAGCTATTGCCATCGGGCTCGGGATTTCGACGTTCGTCTTTGTTCAGTGGGTCGCGCCTTTCTTGTCGGAGTTCCCCGAAAAAGTTTCCGCGTTCAACTGGGCGCGGCGGGTGACCAGCGCGCCGATGGCCTTGATGAATATGGTCAGCTCGAACATCAACCAATGGACGATGCTTGCTGCGATGCTTCCGATCGCATACGGGTTTGCGCTCGGCCGCGCGGATACAATTGATTTCGATTCGCATCAAGAGCTCGAGGTACTGATGACAATAGGACAGTCGCTGCTTGGCGCATTGTTTCTGGCGAACATGAAATTCACCTGGTGGGAAGCGGCGCTGCTATTCACCCTTTGGGCCGCTCAGTTCGTGCTTTCAGGATTCGAAAAGCCTATCGATCCGGCGATGCCTGACAACAACTTCGCGGTGCACGTCGCCGGATGGCTATCGATCTCAGCCGATCAGGTCCAAGGCTTCGCCCACCACGGTAAGGAAGTTATTACCGCTTTGTATTTTCTCTGGACGGGCGTCATCATTGCTATCGCGGTCAAGAGCCGAAGCCAGTTTGAAGCGTTTGCTGTTTTTCCAAAGCTGATGCGAGAGCATTGGTAGAGTGATGCGTGAAGAGTGATGCGTGATGCGTGACCGGATGGATGCTGATGAACGCGCACTTCCACCTCGTCCGGTCACGCATCACGCATCACGCATCACGTTTCACTCTTCACGCATCAATCCGGGGTCACAGTCATGATCAAGACCATCCTTGTGCCAACCGATTTCAGCGAGCACGCCCAGAGAGCCTTTGAAAGAGCGTCCGATCTGGCTCGGCAGCTCGACGCGAAACTCTACTTGTTGCACGTTCAAACAGGAAGCGACTTAAGGATCGCAGTCAGAGAGGGCTTGCTCGCCGGAACTTCCACTGACGAAGAGGTTCATAAAGCCGTGGAGCAGTTAACCGAGCAGCGCTTCTCCACGTTGTGCGGAGCCGACCCTTCACAACTCCCGATTGAACACACTTGCCGGCGAGGCGAGCCGGGCGCGGTGATTGTAGCTTACGCGAAGGAGATTGGCGCCGACCTGGTAGTAGTTGGAAGGCGCGGCGCGGGTTTGCTCGAAGAGATGCGCGAAGCAGTCATCGGGTCTGTTACTGAAAATGTTATCAAGAAATCCCCGTGCCCGGTTATGGTTGTCAGACGCGAACACTAGCCCGAACGGAGAAGATCGAGGATCGAAGATCGCGATCCTCCGTCCTCTATCCTCGATCCTCTATCCTCGATCCTCTATCCTCGATCCTCTATCCTCGATCCTCAACGCCCGGCATCTCATTCGCACCGGAGCGCGACCATCGGGTCGACCTTCGTTGCTTTGCGCGTGGGTACATAACACGCCACCATCGCGACGGTACCCAGCAACACCGAGATTCCCACAAAGGTGAGCGGATCGGTCGAAGTGACCCCGTACAGAATCTGCGCCATCGCCCGGGTCATCGCAAAGGCGCCTGCAAGTCCGATGACGATGCCGATGAGAGTTAGCGTCAATCCCTGGGTGATGACCAGCCTAAAAATATCTCGAGCCTGGGCGCCCAACGCGATGCGAATGCCGATCTCGTGAGTGCGCTGGGAGACGGCGTAGCTCATCACCGCGTAGATGCCTACCCCCGCAAGCACGAGCGCAAGCAGCGCGAAGACCGCCATCATCGACGACGCCAATCGCTTGGGCGACATTCGAAAAGCGATTACTTGCTCCATCGGTTGGACGTTGAAGACTGGCAGCGTCTTATCGAGCGCGCTCACTTCACCACGCACTGCAGAAGTGAGTTGCGCCGGGTCAGAGGCGCTGCGAATCACCAGGGATATCGAGCGCCATACCTCCTGCGTGTAAGGGGCGTAAATCTGCGCCTCGAGTTTGTCATCGAAGTCTGCATTCATCACATTGGCCGTCACGCCGATGATCGACACTGCCGGACCGCGGGGTTGTGCGAACTGCTGTCCGATGGGATCCTGGCCGGGCAGGAACTCGTTCACGAACGCTTCGTTGACCAACGCGACGCGCGGTGAATCGCCGCGATCCTGGCTGGTCAAGTTACGGCCTTTGATGAGCCGGGTACCGATGGCTTCGAAATAGCCGGGCGTAACCGGAGTGTACAGGACGTTTGGTTGCTTACCTTGCGGAAAAACGGTCTGCCCGATTCGCTCGATGCCATGGCTGTTGTTGAACCCGCCCATAGGCAGATTGCCAACCCCACCGACGCGCGTCACACCGGGCAACGCTTCGATGCGATCCAGAAGCTGGTTGTAGAAGCTGAGTCGCGTCTCGACCTTACCGTATTTTTCATTTGGCAGCGAAACTTCCATAGTCAGGACGTTTGTCGGCTTGACGCCGAGGTCCGATCGTAGCAATTCGACGAAGCTGCGAATCATCAACCCTGCGCCGATCAGCAGCACCAGCGACAACGCGACCTCCGCAACCACCAAAATGTTGCGCGCGCGATTGTGCGACGCCTTGCCCGATGAGCCTTTGCCGCCTTCTTTCAAAGCTTCGTTGAAATTCGTCTTGGTGGATTGCATCGCCGGAACCAGCCCGAAGAGCAGGCCGGTTAACACCGACACGATGAGCGTGAAGACGAACACTGTTCGATTGATGACAAGGTTATGCCAGCCGGGGATGAACTTGGAAAAATCGTCGGGGATGGCGCGTGAGAGCGCTCCTACGCCCCAGACCGAAACCAGCAATCCGAGCGCGCCGCCGGCCAGACTTAGAAGCAAACTCTCGGTGAGCAACTGGCGAACGAGCCGCCACCGGCTCGCGCCCATTGCCAATCGAATCGCGATCTCTTTCTGCCGGGATGCACCGCGCACAAGCAACAGATTTGCGACGTTGGCGCACGCGATCAGCAGTACGAAGCCGACAGCGGCCAGCATCACCGGCGCGTACATGCGCGAGCCGCGCGTTGCGTCTTCCGTCATTGAAAGGACGTTGACGCTTCGTCCGGCGTTGGTTTCCGGAAACTGCTCGGCCGCGCGCGCCGCAATCCCCTTGAGGTCTTCGCGAGCTTGTTCGCTGGTCACGCCCGGCTTGAGCAAGCCCATCACTTGCAGATAATGATCGCCGCGGTTGGTCAGGTCTTTTGCGTCGAAGACGATGGGCGCCCACATCTCGCCGCCGTTGAACGGATAGTTGAACTGCGGCGGCATCACGCCGATCACGGTGAAGTTCTTGCCGTTGACCCGGATGGTTTGGTTGACTATGTTCGGGTCCGCGCCGAAGCGGCGCTGCCAGAGATTGTGCTTCAGAACGACGACTTGTTGCTTGCCCGCCTGGCCTTCATCGGGCGCGAACGTGCGGCCATACATCGCCCGGACACCGAGCGCGTCGAAAAAGCTCGCCGACACGAGGTAACCCAAGAACCGCTCCGTCTCGTCGAGCTCGGTCAGATCGAAGTAGCGCTGGCTGATGGCAACAACCTGTTCGAAGGTTTGATTCTGCTCACGCCAGTCGTTGACGTTGGCTGGCGCAACCGAGCCGCGTTTGAAGCCAAGTTGCGGGTTGGCTTCCCAAAGCATCAGCAGCCGGTCCTGATTCGGAAAAGAAAACGGATGAAACAGCGTCGCATCCATAGCGCTGAACGTGGTCGTGTTGGCGGCGATGCCAAGCGTGATCGCAAGCAGAGCCACTGCTGTGAACCCGGGACTGCGCAGCAGCATTCGGATTCCAAAGCGGACGTCTTTGATGACAGTTTCCATAATCATATTTTCGATTTCCGATTGGCGATTGCCGATTGCTTCCGGCGCGCTGCTGAGATCCGCGAGGCCGCCATGATTGCGACCAGTTCGTTAGCGTCCTAAGCAAGGGCTCGACCTTGCCGGCGGGGAGAAGGCTTCCCCCGATGATCAATTCCATCCAAAAGGCGCTCTCATCAGCTTCTTCTTCTACGACCCCAATCTTGGCAATGAACTCCGCCCGCGATCGACCCCGACAGCAAGCTCGGTAGTTAGATCCGACTCCAGTGCCGCTGCGCACGAGTTGGTTGCCAATCGCCCGTCCTGAAACGGTCTTTGGAAGAGCCTCAACCAAACTCATAACTCTCAATGCAAATCTTTTTGTTCTCGCTTTCAGCTCGGCCTTATTCATTATGTTTCCGATTTCCGAGTGGCGATTGCGGATTGCTTGTTCACCTTCAGCGTGAAATCGGCAATCGCAAATCGGCAATCGGAAATCGGAAATCAATGTATC
Protein-coding sequences here:
- a CDS encoding universal stress protein; translation: MIKTILVPTDFSEHAQRAFERASDLARQLDAKLYLLHVQTGSDLRIAVREGLLAGTSTDEEVHKAVEQLTEQRFSTLCGADPSQLPIEHTCRRGEPGAVIVAYAKEIGADLVVVGRRGAGLLEEMREAVIGSVTENVIKKSPCPVMVVRREH
- a CDS encoding ABC transporter permease, which produces MIMETVIKDVRFGIRMLLRSPGFTAVALLAITLGIAANTTTFSAMDATLFHPFSFPNQDRLLMLWEANPQLGFKRGSVAPANVNDWREQNQTFEQVVAISQRYFDLTELDETERFLGYLVSASFFDALGVRAMYGRTFAPDEGQAGKQQVVVLKHNLWQRRFGADPNIVNQTIRVNGKNFTVIGVMPPQFNYPFNGGEMWAPIVFDAKDLTNRGDHYLQVMGLLKPGVTSEQAREDLKGIAARAAEQFPETNAGRSVNVLSMTEDATRGSRMYAPVMLAAVGFVLLIACANVANLLLVRGASRQKEIAIRLAMGASRWRLVRQLLTESLLLSLAGGALGLLVSVWGVGALSRAIPDDFSKFIPGWHNLVINRTVFVFTLIVSVLTGLLFGLVPAMQSTKTNFNEALKEGGKGSSGKASHNRARNILVVAEVALSLVLLIGAGLMIRSFVELLRSDLGVKPTNVLTMEVSLPNEKYGKVETRLSFYNQLLDRIEALPGVTRVGGVGNLPMGGFNNSHGIERIGQTVFPQGKQPNVLYTPVTPGYFEAIGTRLIKGRNLTSQDRGDSPRVALVNEAFVNEFLPGQDPIGQQFAQPRGPAVSIIGVTANVMNADFDDKLEAQIYAPYTQEVWRSISLVIRSASDPAQLTSAVRGEVSALDKTLPVFNVQPMEQVIAFRMSPKRLASSMMAVFALLALVLAGVGIYAVMSYAVSQRTHEIGIRIALGAQARDIFRLVITQGLTLTLIGIVIGLAGAFAMTRAMAQILYGVTSTDPLTFVGISVLLGTVAMVACYVPTRKATKVDPMVALRCE